From one Triticum aestivum cultivar Chinese Spring chromosome 4B, IWGSC CS RefSeq v2.1, whole genome shotgun sequence genomic stretch:
- the LOC123092607 gene encoding probable tRNA (guanine(26)-N(2))-dimethyltransferase 1 — MGEVEDMLKDYEIKKEGEAEILMLASNAVFFNPVQVHNRDMSIAVLRTFVAKRKEEYEELINKRNNKSHKKDNQVETPVVNGDTALTSQHDEIGVVHEKETNQATNEIGDLSKEETKTPSRKVTRELKPPIVLEALAASGLRSLRYAREVDGLGKVVALDNDKASVEACKRNIKFNGASAISKVEAHLADARVYMLTHPKEFDVVDLDPYGSPSVFLDSAVQAVADGGLLMCTATDLAVLCGTNGEVCYSKYGSYPVKGKYCHEMALRILLACIESHANRYKRYIVPVLSVYMDFYVRVFVRVFTSASEIKNTPLKLSYVYQCAGCDSFHLQSLGRTVTKNNSLKHAPGIGPVVPQECSDCGKKFNVGGPIWSAPIHDQDWVLSTLTDVRQMKDRYPAYNKITSVLTTVSEELHDIPLFFSLHNISGTVKCTSPSAVMFRSAVINAGYQISSSHCNPLGLKSDAPWDVIWDIMRCWVKNHPIKEQPRDSPGTAILSKSPQLEANFSRAVAALSKAQVKKVNRFLPNPESHWGPKVRAGRRITSKHISLLGAEALNGAISHQDGNGAVTDKPASDTGATVTNEEENEPSTKRQKTGDGEQASEP; from the exons GTGCACAACAGAGATATGTCCATTGCTGTGTTAAGGACATTTGTTGCCAAGCGCAAGGAAGAATATGAGGAACTGATAAACAAAAGGAATAATAAGTCTCATAAAAAAGACAATCAGGTTGAAACACCTGTTGTAAATGGAGACACTGCTTTAACTAGCCAGCATGATGAAATCGGTGTTGTTCATGAAAAGGAGACAAATCAGGCTACAAATGAAATAGGAGATCTGTCAAAAGAAGAAACAAAGACACCTTCCAGGAAAGTAACCAGAGAGCTTAAGCCACCAATTGTTCTTGAG GCTTTAGCTGCTTCTGGGTTGAGGTCTCTCCGTTATGCTCGTGAAGTTGATGGATTAGGAAAGGTAGTAGCTCTGGACAATGATAAAG cttctgttGAAGCTTGCAAGAGGAACATCAAGTTCAATGGGGCTTCTGCTATTAGCAAGGTTGAAGCTCACTTGGCTGATGCTCGAGTTTACATGCTCACACATCCAAAAGAATTTGATGTG GTTGATCTTGACCCCTATGGGTCACCATCTGTATTCCTGGACTCAGCTGTACAGGCTGTTGCTGATGGTGGGCTATTGATGTGCACAGCCACTGATCTGGCAGTACTTTGTGGAACTAATGGAGAAGTTTGCTACTCCAA GTATGGTTCCTACCCAGTCAAAGGCAAGTATTGCCATGAAATGGCTTTGAGAATCCTCCTTGCCTGTATCGAG AGCCATGCAAATCGGTACAAGAGATATATTGTGCCTGTTCTCTCTGTGTATATGGATTTCTATGTCCGTGTTTTTGTTCGAGTATTCAC TTCTGCAAGTGAAATAAAGAATACCCCACTTAAACTTTCTTATGTATATCAATGTGCCGGCTGTGATTCTTTCCATCTTCAATCCCTTGGGAGGACTGTTACTAAG AATAATAGCTTGAAGCATGCGCCTGGTATTGGACCTGTTGTTCCTCAAGAATGCAGCGACTGTGGAAAGAAATTTAATGTGGGTGGGCCAATATGGTCTGCTCCTATTCATGATCAAGATTGGGTACTTTCTACGCTGACAGATGTTAGGCAAATGAAGGATAGATATCCCGCATACAACAAAATTACTTCAGTTCTAACTACTGTATCAGAG GAATTGCATGACATTCCATTATTTTTTAGTCTCCACAACATATCTGGGACTGTGAAGTGCACATCACCATCTGCAGTTATGTTCCGGTCAGCGGTTATAAATGCAGGATATCAGATCTCAAGCAGTCACTGTAATCCGCTTGGGCTGAAGTCTGATGCCCCCTGGGATGTTATTTGGGACATCATGCGCTGCTGG GTGAAAAACCATCCAATCAAGGAACAGCCGCGTGACTCTCCGGGCACTGCAATCCTTTCTAAATCTCCACAGCTAGAA GCAAATTTCTCTAGAGCAGTTGCTGCCCTCAGCAAGGCTCAGGTTAAGAAGGTGAATCGGTTCCTTCCAAACCCAGAAAGTCACTGGGGTCCGAAGGTCAGAGCAGGTCGGAGAATTACTAGCAAGCATATCTCTCTGTTAGGCGCAGAGGCTCTCAATGGAGCTATCAGCCACCAAGATGGAAATGGAGCGGTGACAGATAAGCCAGCTTCTGATACTGGAGCAACTGTCACGAATGAAGAAGAGAATGAGCCTTCAACCAAACGCCAGAAAACTGGCGATGGTGAACAGGCCAGCGAACCTTGA
- the LOC123092606 gene encoding small polypeptide DEVIL 11: MEFYVDEKWKFSKKSRNNGSCRRVSSGGGGGGDPFLKRSASTRDQVIGRRASAAASAPASGCAAPSFSSRCAGLVKEQRARFYIMRRCVTMLVCWKDCS; encoded by the coding sequence ATGGAGTTCTACGTTGACGAGAAGTGGAAGTTCtccaagaagagccggaacaacgGCAGCTGCAGGCGCgtctccagcggcggcggcggcggcggcgacccgtTCCTCAAGAGGTCGGCCAGCACAAGGGACCAGGTGATCGGCCGGCGGGCGAGCGCCGCCGCGTCCGCCCCAGCGAGCGGGTGCGCGGCGCCTTCGTTCTCGAGCCGCTGCGCTGGGCTGGTGAAGGAGCAGCGGGCGCGCTTCTACATCATGCGCCGGTGCGTCACCATGCTCGTCTGCTGGAAGGACTGCTCGTAG